A genome region from Methylohalobius crimeensis 10Ki includes the following:
- a CDS encoding GvpL/GvpF family gas vesicle protein, with protein MNHAATNNKQHRSGCYLYAVVKSSAPFRKAAVTGISGAPIYALSEGETTAIISDIQATRIRPERRHIAAHHKVLRHLMEIDSLLPMAFGIIADCPTEVRQMLNIHQRSFLDHLRRLSGKVEMGLRVILETSNEFDYYVRRFPELRMLRDQMLQNGSRREDMVEVGRRFEEILEQARDQAYETITQTLDAVCLENRRNAVKEVKEVVNMACLVARDGLADFEGAVNKAAKQFDDDHVVFRYNGPWPPHNFVTIDVAL; from the coding sequence ATGAATCACGCCGCTACCAACAACAAACAGCACCGCTCTGGCTGTTATTTGTATGCCGTGGTGAAATCTTCAGCTCCTTTTCGCAAAGCTGCTGTCACCGGCATTAGCGGAGCACCGATCTATGCCTTGAGCGAAGGTGAAACGACGGCGATCATCAGCGACATCCAGGCCACCCGCATCCGGCCCGAACGTCGCCATATCGCTGCGCATCACAAAGTGCTACGCCATCTCATGGAGATTGACAGTCTCTTGCCCATGGCGTTCGGGATCATCGCCGACTGCCCTACCGAAGTGCGGCAAATGCTAAATATTCATCAGCGCTCTTTCCTTGATCATTTGCGACGGCTCTCGGGCAAGGTGGAAATGGGGTTGCGGGTCATCCTCGAGACATCCAACGAGTTCGACTACTACGTCCGCCGATTCCCGGAACTCCGGATGCTGCGCGACCAAATGCTGCAAAACGGCAGTCGCCGCGAAGACATGGTGGAAGTGGGGCGCCGCTTCGAAGAGATCCTGGAACAGGCACGCGATCAAGCCTACGAAACCATCACCCAAACCTTGGATGCGGTTTGTTTGGAGAACCGTCGCAACGCGGTCAAAGAAGTAAAGGAAGTCGTCAATATGGCCTGCTTGGTCGCTCGGGACGGATTAGCTGATTTCGAAGGCGCCGTCAACAAAGCGGCCAAGCAGTTCGACGATGATCATGTTGTATTCCGCTACAACGGTCCCTGGCCGCCCCACAATTTCGTGACTATCGACGTCGCGCTTTGA
- a CDS encoding gas vesicle protein GvpG, with protein sequence MLLIDNIIMSPARGIMWIFREIHKVAEESLHEEYQSITADLSQLYEKLEKGEMEEEEFDIQEQRLLDRMEELEEQGYGIDVRQANDE encoded by the coding sequence ATGCTGCTCATCGACAACATCATCATGTCTCCGGCGCGGGGAATCATGTGGATTTTCCGCGAAATCCACAAGGTCGCGGAAGAATCCCTTCACGAAGAGTATCAATCGATCACCGCTGATCTAAGCCAGCTTTATGAGAAGCTGGAGAAGGGTGAAATGGAGGAAGAAGAATTCGACATCCAGGAGCAACGTTTACTTGACCGAATGGAAGAATTGGAGGAACAAGGCTATGGCATCGACGTCCGACAAGCCAATGACGAATAA
- a CDS encoding gas vesicle protein, whose protein sequence is MTNKTIPTTSADTIASAQVRQGLEQGSLCGALDRLLSTGVVVAGDATLTVADIDLLRLQFQLVLSSAARQEDSA, encoded by the coding sequence ATGACGAATAAAACCATTCCCACAACCTCGGCAGACACCATAGCATCCGCTCAAGTCCGCCAAGGACTGGAGCAGGGTTCTCTGTGCGGCGCTCTCGACCGCCTGCTGTCGACCGGCGTGGTCGTCGCGGGAGATGCGACTCTTACGGTGGCCGACATCGATTTACTCCGCTTACAATTTCAACTGGTTTTGAGTTCCGCCGCGCGACAGGAGGACTCGGCATGA
- a CDS encoding gas vesicle protein K, producing MNHGLRISLSAADSAEASDHAWPPDDSSSPQLVGERTANGLAQLVLILIKLLHELLERQALRRMETDELSEERIEQLGQTLMQQAREIDRLRELLNLRPEDLNLDLGPLGHLFDE from the coding sequence ATGAATCACGGCCTGCGAATCAGTCTCTCCGCGGCCGATTCCGCCGAGGCATCGGACCACGCATGGCCCCCGGACGATTCTTCCTCGCCTCAACTGGTCGGCGAAAGAACCGCCAACGGCTTGGCCCAATTGGTGCTGATCCTGATCAAATTGTTGCACGAATTACTGGAACGCCAAGCCCTGCGACGCATGGAGACGGATGAATTGAGCGAAGAACGCATCGAACAGTTGGGACAAACCCTCATGCAGCAAGCAAGAGAAATCGATCGATTGCGCGAACTCCTGAATCTACGCCCGGAGGATTTGAACCTCGATCTCGGCCCGCTAGGCCATCTCTTTGACGAATAA
- the gvpN gene encoding gas vesicle protein GvpN, which translates to MNTFRHDTSLKTANDTAEPTAENEHVVLEASEQFVNTPYVQELTERALTYLAVGCAVHLAGPAGTGKTTLALHVAAQLQRPVMLLHGDHEFTSSDLVGRGSGYRKSRVVDNFVHSVLKTEEQMTPLWMNHRLTTACEQGYVLIYDEFNRSQAEANNALLSVLAERILNLPNQQRRGGNGFIEVHPQFRAIFTSNPEEYVGAHKTPDALMDRMVTIDVNHPDRQTEIQIIRAKSGIGPSDAEVIVDLIRHIRGKKGHRPTIRAAIAIAKVLVHRGAQVSAEDPVFQWVCRDIAGIDATTLPTLVEEIYASERVEETEATAFLEFPPSPEDNDSATAVQPRQTLETHGENIRKPTKSYPTQRRGEKYHGHPAQRAE; encoded by the coding sequence ATGAATACGTTTAGACACGACACGAGCCTCAAGACCGCCAACGATACAGCGGAACCAACCGCTGAAAACGAACATGTGGTACTCGAAGCGAGCGAACAGTTCGTCAATACCCCCTATGTGCAGGAGTTGACCGAACGGGCACTTACTTACCTTGCGGTTGGGTGCGCCGTGCATCTGGCCGGTCCCGCGGGAACGGGGAAAACCACGCTGGCTTTGCACGTGGCGGCCCAATTGCAGCGTCCGGTGATGCTGCTCCATGGAGACCACGAATTCACCAGCAGCGACTTGGTGGGACGCGGTTCCGGTTACCGAAAGTCCCGGGTGGTGGACAATTTCGTTCATTCGGTTTTGAAAACCGAAGAACAAATGACTCCCTTATGGATGAACCATCGCCTGACCACCGCCTGCGAGCAGGGTTACGTACTGATCTACGATGAATTCAACCGTTCCCAGGCCGAAGCGAACAATGCCTTGCTCAGCGTCTTGGCCGAAAGGATCTTGAACCTTCCCAATCAACAGCGGCGCGGCGGCAACGGTTTCATCGAGGTCCATCCTCAATTTCGGGCCATTTTCACTTCCAATCCGGAGGAATACGTCGGTGCCCACAAAACCCCGGACGCCCTCATGGATCGCATGGTCACCATCGACGTGAACCATCCCGACCGTCAAACCGAAATCCAAATTATCCGCGCAAAATCCGGCATCGGCCCGAGCGATGCGGAAGTAATCGTCGATTTGATCCGTCATATCCGAGGGAAAAAGGGTCACCGCCCCACCATCCGCGCCGCCATCGCCATCGCCAAAGTACTGGTTCATCGCGGAGCCCAAGTCTCAGCCGAAGATCCGGTGTTCCAGTGGGTATGTCGTGATATAGCGGGAATCGATGCTACCACGTTGCCAACCCTTGTTGAGGAGATTTATGCATCCGAAAGGGTGGAAGAAACGGAAGCCACGGCGTTCCTCGAATTTCCGCCCTCTCCCGAGGACAACGACTCTGCGACCGCCGTCCAGCCTCGACAAACCCTCGAAACGCACGGGGAAAACATCCGTAAACCTACCAAGTCATATCCCACGCAACGCCGAGGAGAGAAATATCATGGTCACCCAGCGCAAAGGGCTGAATAA
- the gvpA gene encoding gas vesicle structural protein GvpA: MTHYFEGEMTMAKIQKSTDSSSLAEVVDRILDKGVVVDVWAKVSLVGIELLSVEARVVVASVESYLKYAEAIGLTASAAAPA; this comes from the coding sequence ATGACCCATTATTTTGAAGGAGAAATGACGATGGCAAAAATCCAAAAATCCACCGACTCTTCAAGCTTGGCTGAAGTCGTCGACCGCATCCTCGACAAAGGGGTCGTGGTCGATGTCTGGGCGAAAGTTTCCTTGGTCGGCATTGAGCTGCTGTCCGTGGAGGCCCGTGTGGTGGTTGCTTCGGTCGAGTCTTATTTGAAGTATGCCGAAGCGATCGGACTGACCGCCAGCGCGGCGGCACCGGCCTGA
- a CDS encoding sigma-54-dependent transcriptional regulator, with the protein MTSNRLKGTILIVDDEPAICTMLAHLVSKAGLHPRIAYAGEDALHSLQIKPPDLLLLDYRLPDITGEEVLQEARARLPHLPVIVITAYADIGTAVASMRAGAVDYLAKPFDHKHLLAIIRANLPEPETAMPLHGATTVRTRIEETMGRSSAVRRLTNDVVQVAGSNFNVLVIGETGTGKELVSRAIHDASPRYGEPFVPVDCGALPESLVESELFGHEKGAFTGACVRKPGKFEQANGGTLFLDEISNMAASAQAKLLRAIQDRIVYRVGGTHALPVDVRIVAASNMDLASLMEQGSFRSDLFFRLSEFTVYVPLLRERCDDISFLVQRFVREANAELDKEIRGTTSEAIERLIGYSWPGNVRQLRNVIRRAALLAEDRIEVNHIDFFSSPDRIEDTAVSSLEQENIPLRELVRRNVVVVEKKALKLTLRKTGGNKLQAARMLSIDYKTLLNKVKEYGIEC; encoded by the coding sequence ATGACTTCGAACAGACTGAAAGGAACGATCCTGATTGTGGACGACGAGCCAGCCATTTGCACCATGTTGGCCCATCTTGTCAGCAAGGCGGGACTGCACCCTCGAATAGCATATGCGGGTGAGGACGCTCTCCACTCTTTGCAGATTAAGCCGCCGGATTTGTTATTGTTGGATTACCGCCTGCCAGACATAACAGGGGAAGAAGTTTTACAGGAAGCACGGGCAAGACTCCCCCATCTCCCAGTTATCGTGATCACCGCCTATGCCGATATCGGCACGGCGGTGGCTTCCATGCGGGCCGGCGCGGTGGATTATCTCGCCAAGCCCTTCGATCACAAACACTTGCTGGCTATTATTCGCGCCAATCTCCCGGAACCCGAAACGGCGATGCCGTTGCATGGAGCAACGACCGTCCGGACTCGAATCGAAGAAACCATGGGTCGAAGTTCGGCGGTTCGGCGACTAACCAACGACGTGGTTCAGGTGGCGGGCTCAAACTTCAACGTCCTGGTCATCGGGGAGACGGGAACGGGCAAGGAATTGGTGTCGAGGGCGATACATGATGCCAGCCCGCGTTATGGGGAACCGTTCGTTCCGGTGGATTGCGGAGCGCTCCCCGAAAGCCTGGTGGAAAGCGAGTTGTTCGGGCATGAAAAGGGGGCTTTTACCGGGGCGTGCGTCCGCAAGCCCGGTAAATTCGAGCAGGCCAACGGGGGTACCTTATTTCTCGACGAGATCTCGAATATGGCGGCTTCCGCTCAGGCGAAACTGCTGCGGGCGATCCAGGATCGCATCGTATATCGCGTTGGAGGGACGCATGCCTTGCCCGTGGATGTCCGTATCGTCGCGGCATCGAATATGGATTTGGCAAGCCTGATGGAGCAAGGGAGTTTTCGCAGCGATCTTTTTTTCCGGCTGAGCGAGTTCACCGTCTACGTTCCGCTGTTACGCGAACGGTGCGACGACATTTCTTTTCTTGTTCAACGTTTCGTGCGCGAGGCGAATGCCGAGCTCGACAAGGAAATACGCGGTACGACTTCCGAAGCGATCGAACGTCTGATCGGCTATTCCTGGCCCGGAAACGTCCGCCAGTTGCGCAACGTCATTAGGCGCGCGGCACTGCTTGCTGAAGACCGGATTGAAGTCAATCATATCGATTTTTTTTCCTCTCCCGACCGAATTGAAGATACGGCGGTTTCGAGTCTCGAGCAGGAAAATATTCCACTTCGCGAACTTGTCCGCCGGAACGTCGTTGTGGTCGAGAAAAAGGCACTCAAGTTGACCTTGCGCAAGACCGGAGGGAACAAACTCCAGGCGGCACGAATGTTGTCCATCGACTATAAGACCCTGCTCAACAAGGTCAAGGAATATGGAATCGAATGTTAG
- a CDS encoding gas vesicle protein — MPNRSHSLQHATDSATLADLLERILDKGVVIAGDIRINLVQVELLTIQLRLVVCSIDRAKEIGLDWWNRPAVFDKSGQDQELSLLEETLTGLEQRLSEMESKVSIPAGTEGSKPPIANSTASEKGNTARTTCRKRTLYLFPILHGRAELGELEEKAAKQIIDKWGKTRWEEHCRSIEQGWSQIEEVIEHLKLPYSRCRLYQDGLPICGDEHQIVSDLACTESRNHQLLLALCQKGATLMGTESLPLLLEEYRLQQSYLTGEQVDLQEIENRAAELLRKRDAFIAERIDKTLRKGECGLLFVGMLHSVEVHLPADIRVISPIGSSLRIVETAKS; from the coding sequence ATGCCTAACCGTTCCCACAGCCTGCAACATGCCACCGACAGCGCAACCCTGGCCGATCTGCTCGAACGCATACTGGATAAGGGAGTCGTCATCGCCGGTGATATTCGGATCAATCTGGTTCAAGTGGAACTGCTCACCATTCAACTGCGCCTGGTGGTGTGCTCCATAGACAGGGCCAAGGAAATCGGCCTGGATTGGTGGAATCGGCCGGCTGTCTTTGACAAGTCCGGGCAGGACCAAGAGCTTTCCCTACTGGAAGAAACGCTAACCGGGTTGGAGCAACGCTTGAGCGAGATGGAATCGAAGGTATCGATCCCCGCTGGCACAGAGGGTTCGAAACCGCCCATCGCGAACTCGACGGCATCGGAAAAAGGGAATACAGCCCGGACGACTTGCCGAAAGAGGACCTTATATCTCTTTCCGATTCTGCATGGCCGGGCCGAACTAGGAGAATTGGAAGAGAAAGCCGCAAAGCAGATCATCGATAAATGGGGCAAGACACGCTGGGAGGAGCATTGCCGCTCCATAGAACAAGGTTGGTCCCAAATAGAGGAAGTCATCGAACATTTGAAGCTGCCTTATTCCCGTTGCCGTCTTTATCAAGACGGCCTTCCCATATGCGGCGACGAACACCAAATCGTATCCGATTTGGCATGTACCGAAAGCCGCAACCATCAACTGCTTCTGGCGTTATGCCAAAAAGGGGCGACGCTTATGGGAACCGAATCGCTACCACTCTTACTGGAAGAATATCGCCTACAGCAAAGTTATTTGACCGGGGAACAGGTTGACTTACAAGAGATAGAAAACAGAGCCGCTGAACTTCTCCGCAAACGCGACGCCTTCATCGCCGAGCGGATCGATAAAACACTAAGGAAGGGTGAATGTGGATTGTTATTTGTGGGTATGCTGCATTCGGTGGAAGTACACCTTCCCGCAGACATCCGTGTCATTTCGCCAATCGGATCCTCGCTGAGGATTGTGGAAACGGCGAAAAGCTAA